AAGTTTAGCGTAAGTTAACTGTGCGATGTGATTACTTCTTAAGATAGAATGTTAAAAATCATCAAAAAAGGAGACATTGACAATGACCACTTCAAAAAAGAATTTGAGGACTTGCGAAAAGGGTCACAAATACTATAAATCCAGCGACTGTCCGAACTGCCCTGTATGTGAGCAAGAACGCAAACCTGACATCGGATTTCTTTCAGTGCTTTCGGCACCAGCCAGACGCACATTGGAAAACAATGGGGTAACCTCTTTACATCAGCTATCAACATATAGTGAAAAAGAGATTTTGAAGTTTCACGGTATGGGACCAGCTTCCTTACCTAAACTTAGGGATGCTCTGGAGACAGGTGGGTTATCATTCAAAGATTAACCACCTAGAATGTTTAATCATGCAGGAACGCCCTTTATGCCTGCTAGTTCCATACATTCAACTTCTTTCATCAAGTCATAGGGTCTTTATGTAAATAAGGGATCAGGAACATCTTTTTTTATGGTCATCATCCTTGTTAAACTGATAGTAACTCTAAAAAGTGAGGTAACGAAAAATCATGAGTTCCTATACTCCCTATTATGAATTCAATCGAAAAAAGTGGGCATCTTTGCGAAACCATACCCCTCTTCCTTTAACTGAAGAAGAATTGGATAACTTAAAAGGAATTAATGAAGAAATATCCATTCAGGAAGTAGAAGAGGTTTACTTGCCCTTGACTCGTTTAATCAATTTATATGTTGAAGCATCTCAGCAGCTTAATACAGCCACTTCTTCCTTTCTAAAAACTGATGATAAAAAAGTACCTTATATCATTGGAATTGCAGGGAGTGTTGCTGTAGGAAAGAGTACGACAGCAAGGTTACTTCAGACCTTATTATCTAGATGGGATAATCATAGAAACGTAGGTCTTGTCACTACCGACGGGTTTTTGTACCCCAATGATCTATTAGAAGAAAAAGGACTGATGAAAAGAAAAGGGTTTCCTGAAAGTTATGATACGCAAAAATTAATTAACCTTATCGGGGATGTAAAAGCAGGAAAAAATAAAGTGGAAGTTCCAATCTACTCACATTTGAAGTATGACATTTTGCCAAATGAAGTGCAGACTATCTATAATCCGGATATTTTAATAGTGGAAGGTATTAATGTTCTTCAAGTTGATAAGGAAAATCAAGTATTCGTCAGTGACTTTTTTGATTTCTCACTTTATGTAGATGCAGACGCAAATGACATAGAGCGGTGGTATGTTGAAAGGTTCCTATTACTTCAAAAGACCGCATTTCAAAGTCCCGAATCCTATTTTCATCGTTATATTGACTTGTCCGAAGAACAAGCCATTAAACAAGCGACCCAAATTTGGGAAGAAATTAATTTGAAAAATTTACATGAAAATATACTGCCGACAAAAGGACGGGCAAAACTCGTTTTAACAAAAGGACCAGATCACAAAGCTGAAAATATCTATTTGCGAAAATGATAACTTGAATAATGTTTTTTTATAATAACAATAAAGGATAAAATTTCATTTATAAGGGACATGCAATAAGTCTTAAAATTAGGAATATTTTCAATGACCGTACCTAATATTGGTTTAATTATCAGTAATTATTGGTATTGTTATAATATCTAATTATTGGGTGAAATTTATGATCCGAGTTAAAAAGGTAGTAGTTTAGCAATTTCAGGAAGGGCCTTGTTTTTTCGGGAAATGGTTACAGAAACTTCTAATTCCACTTCCGATTTTGTCAATAAATGTGTATTTTCGTTACTTTTTCTGATGTGTCAATATTATTTCGCTAACAGTTTCTTCCTTCGATAAGGGGAAGTTGCTGAAGAAATCTTTTTCTTCGACTATCATGGCGGATAAGTTTAAGCTAATTTCTTCACAAAATCAATTTTCTAACAAAAAAAGTAATAGTAGAATATTTTAATCTATGAAATAATAATAATAGATTATGATATAGTTATAAGGAGACAGAAAAGGTGTGTTCCTAGTTCATGCCTGGCTTTTGGTGACACCTAAACAGGAGCGCCTACATCTTTTTTGCAAATATAGGGGATAAGGAAGGTTATAATGAGCAACATACAGAAACAAACAGACGTTATCTTAATTGGCGGCGGAGTCATGAGCGCGACTTTGGGATCATTACTGAAAGAGTTAGCACCGGAATGGGAAATCAAAGTATTTGAGAAGCTTGCAAACGCAGGAGAAGAAAGCTCTAACGAATGGAATAATGCGGGTACGGGACATTCTGCACTGTGCGAGCTTAACTATACATCCGAAAAATCTGACGGATCTATAGATATTAGCAAAGCAATTAAAATTAATGAACAGTTCCAAGTTTCATTGCAGTTTTGGTCGTATCTTGTAAACTGTAAGCTGATTGATAATCCGCAAGACTTTATCATGCCATTGCCTCATATGAGTATGGTACAAGGGGATAAAAATGTAGCGTTCTTAAAGAAACGTTTTGAAGCACTGTCAAAAAATCCTCTGTTCCAAGGTATGGAGTATTCCGATGACCCAGCAAAACTGATGGAATGGATTCCACTTATTATGCAAGACCGTCCATCGAATGATTCTATAGCGGCAACAAAAATTGATTACGGTACAGACGTTAACTTTGGTGCTTTAACACGCATGTTGTTTGACCATCTAAAGACTAAAAACGTCGATATCAAATATAAACATAGTGTTGATAATGTTAAACGTGCCAGCGATGGCTCATGGGAATTAAAAGTGCGTAATGTCGATACTGGCAGCGTAGAACGCCATAATGCTAAATTCGTCTTTATCGGAGGCGGGGGCGGAAGCTTGCATTTGCTGCAAAAATCCGGTATTCCTGAAGGGAAACATATCGGCGGATTCCCGGTAAGCGGATACT
This sequence is a window from Brevibacillus sp. JNUCC-41. Protein-coding genes within it:
- a CDS encoding RNA polymerase alpha subunit C-terminal domain-containing protein; the protein is MTTSKKNLRTCEKGHKYYKSSDCPNCPVCEQERKPDIGFLSVLSAPARRTLENNGVTSLHQLSTYSEKEILKFHGMGPASLPKLRDALETGGLSFKD
- the coaA gene encoding type I pantothenate kinase; its protein translation is MSSYTPYYEFNRKKWASLRNHTPLPLTEEELDNLKGINEEISIQEVEEVYLPLTRLINLYVEASQQLNTATSSFLKTDDKKVPYIIGIAGSVAVGKSTTARLLQTLLSRWDNHRNVGLVTTDGFLYPNDLLEEKGLMKRKGFPESYDTQKLINLIGDVKAGKNKVEVPIYSHLKYDILPNEVQTIYNPDILIVEGINVLQVDKENQVFVSDFFDFSLYVDADANDIERWYVERFLLLQKTAFQSPESYFHRYIDLSEEQAIKQATQIWEEINLKNLHENILPTKGRAKLVLTKGPDHKAENIYLRK
- a CDS encoding malate:quinone oxidoreductase; translated protein: MSNIQKQTDVILIGGGVMSATLGSLLKELAPEWEIKVFEKLANAGEESSNEWNNAGTGHSALCELNYTSEKSDGSIDISKAIKINEQFQVSLQFWSYLVNCKLIDNPQDFIMPLPHMSMVQGDKNVAFLKKRFEALSKNPLFQGMEYSDDPAKLMEWIPLIMQDRPSNDSIAATKIDYGTDVNFGALTRMLFDHLKTKNVDIKYKHSVDNVKRASDGSWELKVRNVDTGSVERHNAKFVFIGGGGGSLHLLQKSGIPEGKHIGGFPVSGYFMVCNNPEVVEQHHGKVYGKAKVGAPPMSVPHLDTRFIDNKKSLLFGPFAGFSPKFLKTGSMFDLITSVKPNNVLTMLAAGAKEMPLTKYLIQQVMLSKEQRMEELREFIPNAKSEDWDLVVAGQRVQVIKDTAEGGKGTLQFGTEVVSASDGSIAALLGASPGASTAVHVMLEVINKCFPQRMKEWEPKIKEMIPSYGESLMQNPELLHDIQTSTSETLGLSKKKELVYS